From the genome of Venenivibrio stagnispumantis, one region includes:
- a CDS encoding glycogen synthase: MKVAIVASEIYPFAKTGGLADMTGALTKEIANKGIRTFAFMPLYKSVDKEKFGIKSIDKYIKVYLNNREYIFEIYKYTDHATYFFFKNDELFGRDFLYSTPEGDYPDNDIRFGAFNLAVLEFVKSENISIDIFHIHDWQTSLLAVYLKEKYPDVKSKTILTIHNLAYQGIFDKFTIERLNLGWHLFHMEALEFWDKVNFLKGGIVFSDIITTVSPTYAKEILTPEYGYGLDGVLRKYSYKLFGIINGIDYDVWNPETDEYIYHKYCWRTFEQYKPLNKKEFLKEYNLKDENKPLFIFIGRFAKQKGVDLIIENIENLASRNINLAILGSGDKGYNDFFSSIISKYPNIYIEVGYDEPLSRKMYASADFLLMPSLFEPCGLNQMIAMRYGTLVVAHKTGGLADTIIDISEPNGYGILFENLSDFINAVDRAILLYNDKERMKKLIKEVMQLDFSLEKTASSYIRLYQNLIYG; encoded by the coding sequence ATGAAAGTTGCTATTGTGGCAAGTGAGATATATCCATTTGCAAAAACCGGTGGTCTTGCAGATATGACAGGGGCATTAACAAAAGAGATAGCAAACAAAGGTATAAGAACATTTGCATTTATGCCCCTTTATAAATCGGTTGATAAAGAAAAATTTGGTATAAAATCCATAGATAAATATATAAAAGTATATCTGAATAATAGGGAATATATTTTTGAGATTTATAAATATACAGACCACGCAACATATTTTTTCTTTAAAAATGATGAGCTATTTGGAAGAGATTTTCTATATTCTACTCCTGAAGGAGATTATCCTGATAATGATATTAGATTTGGAGCATTTAATCTTGCAGTTCTTGAATTTGTAAAATCTGAAAATATAAGTATTGATATATTTCATATACATGATTGGCAAACTTCTTTATTAGCTGTTTATCTTAAAGAAAAATATCCTGATGTGAAATCCAAAACTATATTAACAATACATAATTTAGCATATCAAGGAATATTTGATAAATTTACAATAGAAAGGTTAAATCTTGGATGGCATCTGTTTCATATGGAAGCCCTTGAATTTTGGGATAAAGTAAATTTTCTAAAAGGTGGTATTGTTTTTAGTGATATTATAACTACCGTAAGTCCAACTTATGCAAAAGAAATATTGACACCGGAATACGGATATGGTCTTGATGGTGTTTTAAGAAAATATTCTTATAAATTATTTGGCATCATAAATGGTATTGATTATGATGTCTGGAATCCGGAAACGGATGAATATATATATCATAAATATTGCTGGAGAACTTTTGAACAATATAAACCTTTAAACAAAAAAGAATTTTTAAAAGAATATAATCTAAAAGATGAAAATAAACCTTTATTTATATTTATCGGAAGATTTGCAAAACAAAAAGGTGTTGATTTAATAATAGAGAATATAGAGAATTTAGCTTCAAGAAATATTAATCTTGCAATACTTGGTTCCGGAGATAAAGGATATAACGATTTTTTCAGTTCTATAATCAGTAAATATCCAAATATTTATATAGAAGTTGGATATGATGAACCACTTAGTAGGAAGATGTATGCTTCGGCAGATTTCCTTCTTATGCCTTCTTTATTTGAACCTTGCGGTTTAAACCAGATGATAGCTATGAGATATGGGACATTGGTAGTAGCCCATAAAACAGGAGGTCTTGCAGATACAATTATAGATATATCAGAGCCAAACGGCTATGGTATCTTATTTGAAAATCTATCTGATTTTATAAATGCTGTTGATAGGGCTATTTTACTTTATAATGATAAAGAAAGAATGAAAAAATTAATAAAAGAAGTTATGCAACTTGATTTCTCCTTAGAAAAAACTGCATCATCTTATATAAGACTTTATCAGAATCTAATTTATGGATAA
- a CDS encoding DUF4912 domain-containing protein, producing the protein MEKMEIKEKKKKIKSKIKLIKESLKEDKVSSHIGYISDEVAKESFIKEDYQIPENYNINRIVLLPVNPSKHFCYFEVEDRYKNENFALKLFVENEEILDIDIDINWGKYYINYHAPFKRLYVVFGIKKDGKFIPFLKSNEITAPSDEISEIPEESLWISKLKGWREIIKKSYDKTFISEEKCGYEKKLKKRKCEHESKLKKKNLDMKGS; encoded by the coding sequence ATGGAAAAAATGGAAATAAAAGAAAAGAAAAAGAAGATAAAATCAAAAATTAAGCTAATCAAAGAAAGTTTAAAAGAAGATAAAGTTTCATCTCATATTGGGTATATATCGGACGAAGTGGCAAAAGAAAGTTTTATAAAAGAAGATTATCAGATACCGGAAAATTATAATATAAATAGGATTGTTTTATTACCTGTAAATCCTTCTAAGCATTTTTGTTATTTTGAAGTTGAAGACAGATATAAAAATGAAAACTTTGCTCTAAAGCTGTTTGTTGAAAATGAAGAGATATTAGATATTGATATAGATATAAATTGGGGTAAATATTATATAAATTATCATGCTCCGTTTAAAAGATTGTATGTTGTTTTTGGTATAAAGAAAGATGGTAAATTTATTCCTTTTTTAAAATCTAATGAGATAACAGCTCCATCAGATGAAATCTCAGAAATACCGGAAGAAAGTTTATGGATATCTAAATTAAAAGGTTGGAGAGAAATTATAAAAAAATCTTATGATAAAACATTTATTTCTGAAGAAAAATGTGGATATGAAAAGAAGCTAAAAAAAAGAAAATGCGAACATGAAAGTAAGCTAAAAAAGAAAAATTTGGATATGAAAGGAAGTTAA
- a CDS encoding M67 family metallopeptidase yields the protein MLKIRKEILEKIKEEAKKGYPFEICGFLIGNIDYQNNLREVILSYQVENQNKERANDRFEISPRDYLKVENFAEEKNLLIVGIYHSHPDHPSRPSQTDLMFAQPDLSYIIISASKDKINSIQSWYLEGDRFQEEEIIL from the coding sequence ATGCTTAAAATTAGAAAGGAAATTTTAGAAAAGATAAAAGAAGAAGCTAAGAAAGGGTATCCTTTTGAGATATGCGGATTTTTAATAGGGAATATAGATTATCAAAACAATTTAAGAGAAGTTATTTTATCTTATCAGGTAGAAAATCAAAATAAAGAAAGGGCAAATGATAGATTTGAAATATCTCCGAGAGATTATCTAAAAGTAGAAAATTTTGCAGAAGAGAAAAATTTACTAATAGTAGGGATATATCATTCGCATCCTGACCATCCTTCAAGACCTTCCCAAACAGATTTAATGTTTGCCCAGCCGGATTTATCTTATATTATAATATCAGCCAGTAAAGATAAAATAAATTCTATACAGAGCTGGTATTTAGAAGGAGATAGATTTCAGGAAGAAGAGATAATCTTATAG
- a CDS encoding type III pantothenate kinase — translation MILAIDIGNTTVEIGFVEENFIKSYKLSSDLSKTIDDWFLDFILIKNIEKNEVKAGFISSVVPNLTEKIKNAIKKSFNINIYTVGEDIQVPIKINYEKPEEVGIDRVLNAYAGINISEPPLIIIDLGTAITFDIVNEKGEYEGGAIFPGMESSIFALFSKTAKLPKVDIKITEDIIGKTTVKSIQSGIYFGYVSLIDGMIEKFQKKLNNKASVILTGGHSEIISSGLSHKHILEKNLSLIGIKLLSKSVKLL, via the coding sequence TTGATTTTAGCAATAGATATAGGTAATACAACTGTTGAGATAGGATTTGTAGAAGAAAATTTTATAAAAAGTTATAAATTATCTTCCGATTTAAGTAAAACCATTGATGACTGGTTTTTAGATTTTATCTTGATTAAAAATATTGAGAAAAATGAAGTTAAAGCAGGATTTATATCTTCTGTTGTTCCTAATTTAACGGAAAAAATAAAAAATGCAATAAAGAAAAGTTTTAATATAAATATTTACACAGTAGGAGAAGATATACAAGTTCCTATAAAAATAAATTATGAAAAACCGGAAGAAGTAGGCATAGATAGGGTTTTAAATGCTTATGCCGGTATAAATATATCAGAGCCACCATTAATAATAATAGACCTTGGAACAGCAATAACATTTGATATTGTAAATGAAAAAGGAGAGTATGAAGGTGGTGCAATATTCCCCGGTATGGAAAGTAGCATATTCGCATTATTTTCAAAAACTGCAAAACTTCCGAAAGTGGATATTAAAATAACAGAAGATATTATAGGAAAAACAACAGTAAAAAGTATCCAATCCGGCATATATTTTGGTTATGTATCCCTAATAGATGGAATGATAGAAAAATTTCAAAAAAAGTTAAATAACAAAGCTTCTGTAATTCTAACCGGTGGTCATAGTGAAATAATATCTTCCGGTTTAAGCCATAAACATATTTTGGAAAAAAATCTATCTCTCATAGGTATTAAATTGCTATCAAAATCGGTGAAATTACTATAA
- a CDS encoding N-acetylmuramoyl-L-alanine amidase family protein: MQVLYRLLFVLLFFSISYAFDIRTGNYDNYFRLVIEPDDKGYQLLKCEEKNLIIRVSSNPQTFLKKNLKLNLKYIDAVEIFQNSYKNESIIIISLKEKITPKIFTLDKPYRVVVDFYLNNENIAKKENKEKPNKTDDKEDIVLSMLASAISNKSDLDDDMDLPKEKKFKGKKKVIVIDPGHGGKDAGATANGLVEKDINLKVAKMLKNYLEKDGRFTVYLTREDDTFIPLYDRTVFAIEKKADLFVSIHTNASENTALSGTYIYTLNLRGAQSKLAKMVEERENKAVLDIVKVSANPTVNKIVADLSISNTMTEGLNLAKTLEKYLRAETNFKRIDSANFAVLKTPGIPSVLVEIAFLTNPKDAEKLKDEEFLRNFSKNLYKGIASYFFSYKNYVFKGSNIN; the protein is encoded by the coding sequence ATGCAAGTGTTATATAGATTGCTGTTTGTATTACTTTTTTTCTCTATAAGTTATGCTTTTGATATAAGAACAGGAAATTATGATAACTATTTTAGGTTAGTTATTGAGCCGGATGATAAAGGTTATCAACTTTTAAAATGTGAAGAAAAAAATTTGATTATAAGAGTTTCATCAAATCCCCAGACATTTTTAAAGAAAAATTTAAAACTTAATCTAAAATATATAGATGCAGTTGAGATATTTCAAAACAGCTATAAAAATGAATCCATTATAATTATCTCTTTAAAGGAGAAAATAACCCCTAAAATATTTACCTTAGATAAGCCATATAGGGTTGTGGTTGATTTTTACTTGAATAATGAAAATATAGCAAAAAAGGAAAATAAAGAAAAACCAAACAAAACTGATGATAAAGAAGATATTGTTTTATCAATGCTAGCTTCTGCCATATCTAATAAATCGGATTTAGATGATGATATGGATTTACCTAAGGAGAAAAAATTTAAAGGGAAAAAGAAAGTTATAGTTATTGACCCGGGACATGGCGGAAAAGATGCCGGAGCAACAGCTAACGGATTGGTTGAAAAAGATATAAATCTTAAAGTAGCAAAAATGCTAAAAAATTATCTTGAAAAAGATGGAAGATTTACAGTATATTTAACAAGGGAAGATGATACTTTTATTCCTTTATATGATAGAACTGTTTTTGCTATAGAAAAAAAGGCAGATTTATTTGTAAGTATTCATACAAATGCATCGGAAAATACGGCTTTATCCGGAACTTATATATACACACTTAATTTAAGAGGAGCCCAATCTAAATTAGCTAAAATGGTTGAGGAAAGAGAAAATAAAGCAGTTCTTGATATAGTAAAAGTCAGTGCTAACCCTACTGTAAATAAAATTGTAGCAGATTTATCTATCAGTAATACAATGACAGAAGGTTTAAATCTTGCAAAGACCTTAGAAAAATATCTACGTGCAGAAACAAATTTTAAAAGAATAGATAGTGCAAATTTTGCTGTTTTAAAAACCCCCGGAATACCATCTGTTTTAGTTGAAATTGCATTTTTAACTAATCCAAAAGATGCAGAAAAATTAAAAGATGAAGAATTTTTAAGAAATTTCTCAAAAAATCTTTATAAAGGTATAGCCAGCTATTTCTTTAGTTATAAAAATTATGTTTTCAAAGGGAGCAACATAAATTGA
- a CDS encoding pyridoxine 5'-phosphate synthase gives MRLGVNIDHIATLRQARKTFEPDPIKGALIAIEAGADQITLHLREDRRHIQDEDLFRLKCEFNEKNITVPINLEMAPTEEMLNIALEVLPNTVTLVPEKREEITTEGGLDIISHKNLLKDFIKRLKESSIRVSLFMDPDFEQIDASIEVGADAIELHTGEYANAYGSQIQKELNRLKEAAKYASQKGILVFAGHGLNYQNVYEVAKIKEIEELNIGHSIIANSIFMGLYNAVKEMKSIINKARGEI, from the coding sequence GTGAGACTTGGAGTAAATATAGACCATATAGCCACATTAAGGCAGGCAAGGAAGACATTTGAACCAGACCCTATAAAAGGAGCTTTGATAGCAATAGAAGCCGGAGCAGACCAGATAACATTACATTTAAGAGAAGATAGAAGACATATTCAGGATGAAGATTTATTTAGATTAAAATGTGAGTTTAATGAAAAAAATATAACAGTTCCAATAAATCTTGAAATGGCTCCAACAGAAGAGATGCTTAACATTGCTTTGGAAGTTCTACCAAATACAGTAACCCTTGTTCCGGAAAAAAGAGAAGAAATAACGACAGAAGGTGGTTTAGATATTATTTCTCATAAAAATCTTTTAAAAGATTTTATAAAAAGATTAAAAGAAAGCTCTATCAGGGTTAGTTTATTTATGGACCCGGATTTTGAGCAGATAGATGCTTCTATTGAAGTTGGAGCAGATGCAATAGAACTGCATACAGGAGAATACGCAAATGCTTATGGCTCCCAAATACAAAAAGAATTAAACAGATTAAAAGAAGCTGCAAAATATGCTTCCCAAAAAGGAATATTAGTATTTGCCGGACATGGATTAAATTATCAAAATGTGTATGAAGTAGCAAAAATAAAAGAGATAGAAGAACTAAATATAGGACATTCCATAATTGCTAACTCTATATTTATGGGACTTTATAATGCTGTAAAAGAGATGAAATCTATAATAAACAAAGCAAGAGGAGAAATTTAA